From a region of the Nonlabens dokdonensis DSW-6 genome:
- the secY gene encoding preprotein translocase subunit SecY — translation MKLIDNLRNIWKIEELRDRIIMTLSLLLVYRFGAQITLPGIDSTQLVGLASNFKDGIGGILNAFTGGAFAKASVFALGIMPYISASIVVQLMGIAIPYLQKLQKEGESGRKKINQITRWLTIGICLIQAPSYMLSLKTLGVPDSAFMMQDQQTLFLVLSTIILVTGCVFAMWLGEKITDKGIGNGISLLIMVGIIATLPQAFIQEITSRVDGVGGWFLIIVEVVIWLLIIAACVMLVMGVRKIPVQYARRSATGGYEKNAFGSRQYIPLKLNASGVMPIIFAQAIMFVPSAIGQIDASWAKSIGNAYTDIFGFWYNLTFALLIIVFTYFYTAITVPTNKMADDLKRNGGFIPGIRPGTETSEYLDRIMSQITLPGSLFLAAVAIFPALISLIGVQQSWALFYGGTSLLIMVGVAIDTMQQINSYLLNRHYDGLIKTGKNRKAVA, via the coding sequence ATGAAGTTAATTGATAATTTAAGGAATATCTGGAAAATTGAAGAGTTGCGTGATCGTATCATAATGACTTTAAGTTTGTTATTGGTGTATCGATTTGGTGCTCAAATTACCTTGCCTGGTATAGATTCTACCCAGTTAGTTGGATTAGCTTCTAACTTCAAGGACGGTATTGGTGGTATTTTAAATGCTTTTACAGGTGGCGCTTTCGCGAAAGCATCAGTTTTTGCATTAGGTATTATGCCATATATTTCAGCTAGCATTGTTGTTCAATTAATGGGTATCGCGATACCATACCTACAGAAACTTCAAAAGGAAGGAGAGTCTGGAAGAAAGAAAATTAATCAAATTACACGTTGGCTCACTATTGGTATTTGTTTGATACAAGCACCGAGTTATATGCTTTCCTTAAAAACATTAGGTGTACCTGATTCTGCATTTATGATGCAAGATCAGCAAACATTGTTTTTAGTTCTAAGTACAATAATTCTAGTTACTGGTTGTGTGTTTGCTATGTGGTTAGGTGAGAAGATAACAGATAAAGGAATAGGTAATGGTATTTCTTTGTTGATCATGGTAGGTATAATTGCGACGTTACCTCAGGCATTTATTCAGGAAATCACTTCTAGAGTTGATGGTGTTGGTGGTTGGTTTTTAATTATAGTTGAAGTGGTAATATGGTTATTGATTATTGCAGCTTGTGTAATGCTTGTAATGGGTGTTCGTAAAATACCTGTTCAATATGCTCGTAGATCTGCAACTGGTGGTTATGAGAAAAATGCTTTCGGTTCTCGACAGTATATTCCTCTTAAGTTGAATGCTTCTGGTGTAATGCCTATAATTTTTGCTCAAGCAATTATGTTTGTACCATCCGCTATAGGTCAAATTGATGCTTCATGGGCAAAATCCATTGGTAATGCATATACAGACATTTTTGGATTTTGGTATAATCTTACTTTTGCATTATTAATCATAGTATTCACTTATTTTTATACCGCGATCACGGTTCCTACTAATAAGATGGCAGATGATTTAAAGCGTAATGGCGGTTTTATACCAGGAATAAGACCTGGTACAGAGACTTCTGAGTATTTAGACCGTATTATGTCTCAGATAACTTTACCTGGTTCATTATTTCTTGCAGCCGTTGCCATTTTCCCAGCATTAATATCTTTAATAGGTGTTCAGCAATCTTGGGCACTCTTTTATGGTGGTACTTCATTATTAATTATGGTGGGTGTGGCTATTGATACAATGCAACAGATTAATTCGTATTTACTGAATCGTCATTATGATGGTTTAATAAAAACAGGAAAAAATAGAAAAGCAGTAGCATAA
- a CDS encoding DNA-directed RNA polymerase subunit alpha, which yields MAILNFQKPDKVIMIDSTDFEGKFEFRPLEPGYGLTVGNALRRVLLSSLEGFAITSIRIEGVDHEFSTIEGVVEDVTEIILNFKQVRFRRQIDEVDSEVVNVSFSGKDQFTAGDMQKHISGFQVLNPEMVICNTESNVSFNLELTIEKGRGYVPAEENKNSNAAIGTIAVDSIFTPIKNVKYSIENYRVEQKTDFEKLVFEIITDGSIHPKHALTEAAKTLIHHFMLFSDERITLEADEIAQTETYDEESLHMRQLLKTKLVDMELSVRALNCLKAAEVETLGDLVSYNKNDLMKFRNFGKKSLTELEELVNVKGLNFGMDLAKYKLDRD from the coding sequence ATGGCAATATTAAATTTCCAAAAGCCGGATAAAGTAATCATGATTGATTCTACTGATTTTGAAGGTAAATTCGAATTCAGACCATTAGAACCAGGTTATGGACTTACAGTTGGTAATGCACTTAGAAGGGTATTATTATCTTCGTTAGAAGGCTTTGCAATCACATCAATCCGCATTGAAGGAGTGGATCACGAATTTTCTACTATTGAAGGTGTTGTGGAAGATGTTACTGAAATTATCTTAAATTTTAAACAAGTTCGTTTTAGAAGACAAATAGACGAGGTTGATAGTGAAGTAGTTAATGTTTCATTCTCAGGAAAAGACCAGTTTACTGCTGGAGACATGCAAAAGCATATTTCAGGTTTTCAGGTTCTAAACCCTGAAATGGTTATCTGTAATACCGAAAGCAATGTTAGTTTTAATTTAGAGCTTACTATTGAAAAAGGTCGTGGTTATGTTCCTGCAGAGGAAAACAAAAACAGTAATGCCGCTATAGGTACTATAGCAGTAGACTCTATCTTTACTCCTATTAAAAATGTTAAGTATAGTATTGAAAACTATCGTGTAGAACAAAAAACAGATTTTGAAAAATTGGTTTTTGAAATTATTACTGATGGTAGTATTCATCCTAAACATGCATTAACAGAAGCTGCTAAAACACTCATCCACCACTTCATGTTGTTTTCTGACGAGCGCATTACTTTAGAGGCTGATGAGATAGCTCAAACTGAAACTTATGATGAAGAAAGTCTTCACATGAGACAGTTATTGAAAACAAAGCTTGTTGATATGGAATTATCAGTAAGAGCTTTAAATTGTTTAAAAGCTGCAGAGGTTGAAACTTTAGGGGACTTAGTTTCTTACAATAAGAATGACTTAATGAAATTTAGAAATTTCGGAAAGAAATCTTTAACTGAGTTAGAAGAGTTAGTAAATGTCAAAGGGTTGAACTTTGGTATGGATTTAGCAAAATATAAATTAGACCGTGACTAG
- the rpsE gene encoding 30S ribosomal protein S5, whose amino-acid sequence MYQKYKNVETVKPGGLELKDRLVGVQRVTKVTKGGRAFGFSAIVVVGDENGVVGHGLGKSKEVSEAIAKSVEDAKKNLVRIPLMKGTIPHEQKGKFGGARVLLMPASEGTGVIAGGAIRAVLEAVGVHDVLSKNQGSSNPHNVVKATFDALLQLRSAEMVAKQRGISLNKVFNG is encoded by the coding sequence ATGTATCAAAAATATAAAAACGTAGAAACTGTAAAGCCAGGTGGTCTTGAACTTAAAGATCGTTTAGTTGGTGTTCAACGTGTTACTAAAGTAACAAAAGGAGGTCGTGCTTTCGGTTTTTCAGCTATAGTTGTTGTTGGAGATGAAAATGGCGTTGTTGGCCACGGTCTTGGAAAATCTAAGGAAGTGTCTGAAGCAATAGCAAAGTCCGTGGAAGATGCTAAAAAGAATCTTGTACGTATTCCATTAATGAAAGGTACTATACCTCACGAGCAAAAAGGTAAATTTGGAGGTGCGCGTGTACTTTTGATGCCTGCATCTGAAGGTACGGGAGTAATAGCAGGTGGTGCCATCAGAGCTGTATTAGAGGCCGTGGGAGTGCATGATGTTCTTAGTAAAAATCAAGGTTCTTCTAATCCACATAATGTGGTAAAGGCTACCTTTGATGCATTACTACAGTTGAGAAGTGCTGAAATGGTTGCTAAGCAACGTGGGATTTCGTTAAATAAAGTTTTTAACGGATAA
- the carA gene encoding glutamine-hydrolyzing carbamoyl-phosphate synthase small subunit: MGYLEKKDAIILLEDGTVFHGKAVGAGGTATGEICFNTGTTGYQEIFTDPSYFGQIMVTTNAHIGNYGVSVNDDESNSVKIAGLVCKNFSEVYSRENADSDLHTFLKKQNLVIISDVDTRALVSYIRDNGSQNAIISSDVVDPKMLKADLSQVPSMKGLELASKVSCKEPYYFGDENAPIKVSALDLGVKRNILRNLASRGVYIKVFPYDASFEDMKSFEPDGYFLSNGPGDPEPLKSAIKTTKDILEANKPLFGICLGHQVIALANGISTFKMHNGHRGINHPIKNMETGKGEITSQNHGFAINREETEKNKDITITHYHLNDNTVAGIKHVSKPCFSVQYHPEAGPGPNDATYLFDQFIDLINKNKEI, from the coding sequence ATGGGATACTTAGAAAAAAAGGATGCAATCATCTTATTAGAAGATGGAACGGTTTTTCATGGTAAAGCTGTTGGAGCTGGCGGAACTGCGACAGGTGAGATTTGCTTTAATACAGGAACAACAGGTTATCAAGAGATTTTTACTGATCCAAGTTATTTTGGACAAATCATGGTGACTACAAATGCACACATAGGTAATTATGGAGTGTCAGTAAATGATGATGAGTCCAATTCTGTTAAAATTGCGGGCCTTGTTTGTAAAAACTTTTCAGAGGTGTACTCAAGAGAAAATGCCGATTCTGATTTGCATACGTTCTTGAAAAAGCAAAACCTTGTTATTATTTCTGACGTTGATACTCGTGCTTTGGTTTCGTACATTAGAGACAATGGGTCGCAAAATGCAATTATTTCTTCTGATGTTGTAGATCCTAAAATGTTGAAAGCAGATTTGTCTCAGGTTCCTTCAATGAAAGGCTTAGAATTAGCCTCAAAGGTATCATGTAAGGAGCCGTATTATTTTGGTGATGAAAATGCACCAATTAAAGTTTCTGCACTAGATTTAGGGGTGAAGAGGAATATATTACGAAACTTAGCAAGTAGAGGTGTTTATATCAAAGTGTTTCCATATGATGCATCTTTTGAGGATATGAAATCTTTTGAGCCAGATGGATATTTCTTATCAAACGGTCCAGGAGATCCAGAGCCACTAAAATCGGCCATTAAAACAACTAAGGATATATTAGAAGCAAATAAGCCACTATTCGGTATTTGCCTTGGCCATCAAGTTATAGCTCTTGCAAATGGTATATCTACTTTTAAGATGCATAACGGTCATAGAGGTATCAATCATCCTATTAAAAATATGGAAACCGGCAAAGGGGAAATCACTTCACAAAATCATGGTTTCGCAATTAATAGAGAAGAGACTGAGAAAAATAAAGATATAACTATTACACATTATCACCTTAACGATAACACAGTCGCTGGTATTAAACATGTTTCAAAACCTTGTTTTTCGGTACAATATCATCCTGAAGCTGGACCTGGACCTAATGACGCGACTTATTTATTTGACCAATTTATAGATTTAATCAACAAAAATAAAGAGATATAA
- the rpmD gene encoding 50S ribosomal protein L30 — protein MGKLRVKKVRSAINRTARQKKTLESLGLRKMNQVVEHDDNLVIKGMIAKVQHLVSVEEA, from the coding sequence ATGGGAAAATTAAGAGTCAAAAAAGTTCGTAGTGCTATCAATCGTACTGCTAGACAAAAGAAAACTTTAGAATCTTTAGGTTTACGTAAAATGAATCAGGTTGTTGAACATGATGATAATCTGGTAATTAAGGGTATGATTGCTAAAGTACAACATTTGGTTTCTGTCGAAGAAGCTTAA
- the infA gene encoding translation initiation factor IF-1, with protein sequence MAKQSAIEQDGSIIEALSNAMFRVELENGHVVTAHISGKMRMHYIKLLPGDKVKLEMSPYDLTKARITYRY encoded by the coding sequence ATGGCAAAACAATCAGCAATTGAGCAAGACGGATCAATCATTGAAGCTTTATCTAATGCAATGTTTAGGGTAGAGTTAGAAAATGGTCATGTTGTGACTGCGCATATCTCAGGTAAGATGCGCATGCACTATATAAAATTATTACCTGGAGATAAAGTAAAATTAGAAATGAGTCCTTACGATTTAACGAAAGCAAGGATCACTTATAGATACTGA
- the rpsH gene encoding 30S ribosomal protein S8 — MNTDPIADYLTRIRNAVRANHRVVDVPASKVKKEITKILFDQGYILSYKFEETASQQNIKIALKYDRDTKESIIKDLQRLSKPGLRKYAGAKELPRVLNGLGIAIISTSQGVMTDKQARSENVGGEVLCYVY, encoded by the coding sequence ATGAATACAGATCCAATCGCAGATTATCTAACTAGAATTAGAAATGCTGTTAGAGCAAATCATAGAGTAGTTGATGTACCTGCATCGAAGGTTAAAAAGGAGATTACTAAAATTCTTTTTGATCAAGGGTATATTTTGAGTTATAAATTTGAGGAAACTGCATCTCAGCAAAATATCAAGATCGCACTCAAGTACGACCGTGATACTAAGGAGTCAATTATTAAGGACTTACAACGTCTATCTAAGCCTGGACTTAGAAAGTACGCCGGTGCTAAGGAATTACCTCGTGTATTGAATGGTTTGGGTATTGCTATTATCTCTACATCGCAAGGTGTTATGACTGATAAGCAGGCTCGATCAGAAAATGTTGGTGGAGAGGTTCTTTGTTACGTATATTAA
- the eno gene encoding phosphopyruvate hydratase, producing MSTIIEVHARQIFDSRGNPTVEVDVFTSNGVMGRAAVPSGASTGEHEAVELRDGGKSFMGKGVGNAVNNVNTIIAEELLGTSVFEQAYIDQLMIDLDGTPNKAKLGANAILGVSLACAKAAANELNQPLYKYIGGISACKLPVPMMNIINGGSHSDAPIAFQEFMVMPVEAESFSHALQMGTEIFHHLKKVLHDRGLSTAVGDEGGFAPTLDGTEDALDTILKAIKNAGYTPGKDVMIALDCAAAEFFVDGKYDYKKFEGDNGVIRSSKEQAEYLASLANKYPIISIEDGMDENDWEGWKILTDLAGDKVQLVGDDLFVTNVERLEKGIKNGIANSILIKVNQIGTLSETIAAVTMAHKAGYTSVMSHRSGETEDHTIADLAVALSTGQIKTGSASRSDRMAKYNQLLRIEEELSDSAYYPGRDAFQL from the coding sequence ATGAGCACAATTATAGAAGTACACGCAAGACAAATATTTGATTCACGAGGGAATCCAACAGTAGAAGTAGATGTATTTACTTCTAACGGTGTAATGGGAAGAGCTGCAGTTCCATCTGGAGCTTCTACTGGTGAACACGAGGCTGTTGAGTTACGTGATGGAGGAAAATCCTTTATGGGAAAAGGAGTAGGTAATGCAGTTAACAATGTAAATACCATAATTGCAGAGGAATTGTTAGGGACCTCGGTGTTTGAGCAGGCTTACATTGATCAGTTGATGATAGATCTTGACGGAACACCAAATAAAGCAAAATTAGGTGCTAATGCAATTTTAGGTGTTTCCCTTGCTTGTGCAAAGGCTGCAGCAAATGAATTGAACCAGCCATTGTATAAATACATAGGTGGTATTAGTGCATGTAAATTACCAGTACCTATGATGAATATCATTAATGGAGGTTCTCATAGTGATGCTCCTATAGCCTTTCAAGAGTTTATGGTGATGCCTGTAGAAGCTGAGAGTTTTTCTCATGCATTACAAATGGGTACTGAGATTTTCCATCACCTAAAAAAGGTGCTGCATGATCGAGGTTTAAGCACAGCTGTAGGAGATGAAGGTGGATTTGCGCCTACATTGGATGGCACTGAAGACGCTCTCGATACGATTTTAAAAGCAATTAAAAATGCAGGTTATACTCCTGGTAAAGATGTAATGATTGCGTTAGATTGTGCTGCGGCCGAATTCTTCGTGGACGGAAAATACGATTACAAAAAATTTGAAGGTGATAATGGTGTCATTCGTTCTAGCAAGGAGCAGGCAGAATATTTAGCCTCATTAGCAAACAAATACCCAATTATATCTATTGAAGATGGAATGGATGAGAACGACTGGGAAGGCTGGAAAATCTTAACAGATCTTGCTGGAGATAAAGTACAACTGGTAGGAGATGACCTTTTCGTGACTAATGTTGAGCGTTTAGAAAAAGGAATCAAAAATGGAATTGCAAACTCTATTCTTATTAAAGTTAATCAAATAGGTACTCTAAGTGAGACTATTGCGGCAGTTACTATGGCTCATAAAGCTGGTTACACTTCAGTGATGTCACATAGAAGTGGTGAGACAGAAGATCACACGATTGCAGACTTAGCGGTAGCACTTTCCACTGGACAAATTAAAACAGGATCTGCCTCTCGATCTGATCGTATGGCAAAATATAACCAACTACTTCGTATTGAAGAAGAACTAAGTGATTCTGCATACTATCCTGGACGAGACGCATTTCAATTATAA
- the rpsN gene encoding 30S ribosomal protein S14 → MAKESMKARERKRQALVDKYAAKRKALKEAGDYEELQKLPKNASPVRLHNRCKLTGRPKGYMRQFGISRVMFREMANQGLIPGVKKASW, encoded by the coding sequence ATGGCAAAAGAATCAATGAAAGCGCGTGAGCGCAAACGTCAGGCATTAGTCGACAAATATGCTGCAAAGCGTAAAGCTCTTAAGGAAGCGGGTGATTATGAAGAGTTACAAAAACTTCCTAAGAACGCTTCACCGGTTAGGTTGCACAATCGTTGTAAGTTGACTGGGCGTCCTAAAGGTTACATGAGGCAATTTGGTATTTCCCGTGTTATGTTTAGAGAGATGGCTAATCAAGGTTTAATTCCAGGCGTTAAAAAAGCTAGTTGGTAA
- the ykgO gene encoding type B 50S ribosomal protein L36 produces the protein MKVRASIKKRSADCKIVRRKGRLYVINKKNPKFKQRQG, from the coding sequence ATGAAAGTAAGAGCATCAATTAAAAAGAGAAGTGCTGATTGCAAAATAGTACGTCGTAAAGGACGTTTGTATGTAATCAACAAAAAGAATCCTAAATTTAAACAAAGACAAGGTTAA
- the rpsM gene encoding 30S ribosomal protein S13, with protein sequence MARIAGVDIPKNKRGEIALTYIYGIGRNRAKDVLISCDVSVDKKVNEWDDDEIGKIRAAIGEFTIEGELRSETQLNIKRLMDIGCYRGIRHRSGLPLRGQRTKNNSRTRKGKRKTVANKKKATK encoded by the coding sequence ATGGCTAGAATTGCAGGGGTAGATATCCCAAAAAATAAAAGAGGAGAGATAGCATTAACGTACATTTATGGTATCGGTAGGAATCGTGCTAAAGATGTTTTGATTTCTTGCGATGTAAGTGTTGATAAGAAGGTTAACGAATGGGATGATGATGAAATCGGTAAAATTCGTGCTGCTATCGGAGAGTTTACTATTGAAGGTGAGCTTAGATCTGAGACTCAATTAAACATTAAACGCTTAATGGATATTGGGTGTTATAGAGGTATTCGTCATAGGTCTGGTCTTCCGTTGAGAGGACAACGTACTAAGAATAACTCTAGAACTCGTAAAGGAAAGCGTAAGACTGTTGCTAACAAAAAGAAAGCAACTAAATAA
- the rpsD gene encoding 30S ribosomal protein S4, producing the protein MARYRGPKAKIARRFREPIFGPSKALEKKNYPPGMHGNARRRGKESEYAVQLKEKQKAKYTYGVLEKQFRLMFEKAVRSTGITGEVLLQLCESRLDNVVYRMGLSRSRRGARQLVSHRHITVNGQLVNIPSYQLQPGDEVAVREKSKSLTAIDDALSSSDKVYDFITFNKASMKGTFVTVPERLQIPENIKEQLIVELYSK; encoded by the coding sequence ATGGCAAGATATAGAGGTCCTAAGGCAAAAATTGCTCGTAGATTTAGAGAACCAATTTTTGGCCCTAGTAAAGCTTTGGAGAAGAAAAATTATCCTCCAGGTATGCACGGTAACGCAAGACGTCGTGGTAAAGAATCTGAATATGCAGTTCAGTTAAAGGAAAAGCAAAAAGCTAAGTACACGTATGGTGTATTAGAAAAGCAATTCAGACTGATGTTTGAAAAGGCTGTTCGTAGTACAGGAATTACTGGTGAGGTGTTACTTCAGTTATGTGAATCTCGTTTGGATAACGTAGTGTACCGTATGGGTCTTTCACGTTCTAGACGTGGCGCTAGGCAATTAGTTTCACACAGACATATCACTGTTAATGGCCAATTGGTAAACATCCCATCATACCAATTACAACCTGGTGATGAAGTAGCTGTACGTGAAAAATCTAAATCCCTAACTGCAATAGATGACGCGTTATCTAGTAGTGATAAAGTTTATGACTTTATAACATTCAATAAAGCATCAATGAAAGGTACTTTTGTAACTGTTCCAGAACGTTTACAAATACCTGAAAATATAAAAGAGCAATTAATCGTTGAATTATACTCTAAATAA
- the rplQ gene encoding 50S ribosomal protein L17: protein MKHGKKVNHLSRKTAHRKAMLSNMSCSLIEHKRINTTVAKAKALKQFVEPLITKSKEDTTHNRRLVFSKLRSKEAVTELFRDVASKVADRPGGYTRIIKLGNRLGDNADMAMIELVDYNEVYKLDASSKKSTTRRSRRSKSSSKSAPVVENNTNEEE from the coding sequence ATGAAACACGGAAAAAAAGTAAATCATTTAAGTAGAAAAACAGCTCACCGTAAGGCAATGTTGTCAAACATGAGTTGTTCTCTAATTGAACATAAACGTATAAATACTACGGTTGCAAAGGCTAAAGCGCTAAAGCAATTCGTGGAACCATTAATCACTAAGTCAAAGGAAGATACTACTCACAATCGTCGTTTAGTTTTTTCGAAGCTTAGAAGCAAGGAAGCGGTTACCGAATTATTCAGAGATGTAGCTTCAAAAGTTGCTGACAGACCAGGAGGTTACACAAGAATTATCAAACTAGGTAATAGATTAGGTGATAATGCTGATATGGCTATGATAGAACTTGTAGACTACAATGAAGTTTATAAACTTGACGCAAGCAGTAAGAAATCTACAACACGTCGTAGTAGAAGAAGTAAGTCTTCTTCAAAATCTGCACCTGTTGTTGAAAACAATACAAATGAAGAAGAATAA
- the rplE gene encoding 50S ribosomal protein L5, with protein MSYVPRLKGEYKERISSALQSEFSYKNVMEIPKLQKIVLSRGVGGAVADKKLIDYALEEFTTITGQKAVATLSKKDVASFKLRKGMPIGVKVTLRGDRMYEFLDRFVTVALPRVRDFQGIKANGFDGRGNYNLGITEQIIFPEINIDKVNKISGMDITFVTSAGTDKEAKSLLTELGLPFKKN; from the coding sequence ATGTCATACGTACCTAGACTAAAAGGAGAGTATAAAGAGCGAATTAGTTCGGCTCTGCAAAGTGAATTTTCGTATAAGAATGTTATGGAAATTCCTAAGTTGCAAAAGATAGTATTAAGTCGTGGAGTAGGTGGTGCAGTAGCTGATAAAAAGCTTATTGATTACGCTTTGGAAGAGTTCACTACTATTACAGGTCAAAAGGCTGTTGCTACTCTTTCTAAGAAAGATGTTGCTTCATTCAAATTACGTAAGGGAATGCCGATTGGTGTTAAAGTTACGTTACGTGGTGATAGAATGTATGAGTTTTTAGATCGTTTTGTAACTGTAGCTTTGCCTAGAGTTCGTGACTTTCAAGGAATTAAGGCGAATGGTTTTGATGGAAGGGGTAATTATAATCTAGGTATTACTGAGCAGATAATATTTCCTGAAATCAATATCGATAAGGTGAATAAAATTTCTGGTATGGATATTACCTTTGTAACTTCAGCTGGAACAGATAAAGAGGCAAAATCGCTACTAACGGAGTTAGGTTTACCTTTTAAAAAGAATTAA
- the rplR gene encoding 50S ribosomal protein L18 codes for MAFSKSARRNKIRKRIRKTIVGTASRPRLSVFRSNKEIYAQLINDEDGVTIASASSRELEKSLSKSEAASEVGKMVAKKAKDSGIETVSFDRGGYLYHGRVLSLAQGAREGGLNF; via the coding sequence ATGGCATTTTCAAAATCAGCAAGACGAAATAAAATTCGCAAACGTATACGAAAAACGATTGTAGGAACTGCTTCGCGTCCTAGATTATCGGTTTTTAGAAGTAATAAAGAGATATATGCTCAATTAATCAACGATGAGGATGGCGTTACTATAGCCTCTGCTTCATCTAGAGAGCTTGAGAAGTCACTTTCTAAGTCAGAAGCGGCTAGTGAGGTCGGTAAAATGGTTGCTAAGAAAGCTAAAGATTCCGGTATTGAAACGGTTTCTTTTGACAGAGGTGGGTATCTTTACCATGGTCGTGTTCTTTCCCTTGCGCAAGGTGCTAGAGAAGGTGGACTTAATTTTTAA
- the rplO gene encoding 50S ribosomal protein L15: MSLHKLNPAEGSVKKSAKIIGRGQGSGKGGTATRGHKGAKSRSGYSKKVGFEGGQMPLQRRVPKFGFTNINRKEYTGINLDVIQSYINEGRFSEKITVSDLISERLAGKNDLIKILGRGKISSSVTIEAHKFTGTALSSIEKAGGQATTV, encoded by the coding sequence ATGAGTTTACACAAATTAAATCCTGCTGAAGGTTCTGTAAAGAAATCTGCAAAGATTATAGGAAGAGGTCAAGGTTCCGGTAAAGGTGGTACTGCTACTCGTGGTCACAAAGGGGCCAAGTCAAGATCTGGATATTCCAAAAAAGTTGGTTTTGAAGGTGGTCAAATGCCTCTTCAACGTCGTGTTCCTAAGTTTGGTTTCACAAATATCAATCGTAAAGAATACACTGGTATAAATCTAGATGTTATCCAGTCTTATATCAACGAGGGTAGATTTTCAGAAAAAATCACTGTTTCTGATCTTATTTCAGAGAGACTTGCCGGTAAGAATGACTTGATTAAAATTTTAGGTAGAGGTAAAATAAGCTCTTCCGTTACTATTGAGGCGCATAAGTTTACAGGTACAGCACTTTCTTCAATTGAGAAAGCTGGTGGTCAAGCTACAACAGTTTAA
- the rpsK gene encoding 30S ribosomal protein S11: MAKSKTVAKKRKVIVDSVGEAHISSSFNNILISLTNKKGEVISWSSAGKMGFRGSKKNTPYAAQLAAEDCSKVAHEAGLRKVKAYVKGPGNGRESAIRSIHNSGIEVTEIVDVTPLPHNGCRPPKRRRV; this comes from the coding sequence ATGGCAAAGTCTAAAACTGTAGCTAAAAAGCGCAAAGTTATTGTTGATAGTGTAGGAGAAGCACATATATCTTCATCTTTCAACAATATTTTGATTTCATTAACAAACAAGAAGGGTGAAGTTATTTCTTGGTCCTCAGCTGGGAAAATGGGTTTCCGTGGGTCAAAGAAGAATACACCTTATGCTGCTCAACTTGCAGCAGAAGATTGTTCTAAAGTTGCTCATGAAGCTGGCTTACGTAAAGTGAAAGCTTACGTAAAAGGTCCTGGTAATGGTCGTGAAAGTGCGATTCGATCTATACATAATTCTGGTATTGAGGTTACTGAAATCGTTGATGTGACTCCATTACCACACAATGGTTGTCGTCCACCGAAAAGAAGAAGAGTTTAA
- the rplF gene encoding 50S ribosomal protein L6 codes for MSRIGKNPVSIPAGVTVKINDNVIIVEGKLGKLEQPYSDVSIDVEPDAVVVNRPSDAKDHRAKHGLYRSLINNMIQGVSTGWTKELELVGVGYRASNQGQKLDLSLGFSHNIVLNIAPEVKVETISEKGKNPIVKLTSFDKQLVGQVAAKIRGFRKPEPYKGKGVRFVGEIIRRKAGKSA; via the coding sequence ATGTCTAGAATAGGAAAAAACCCAGTTTCAATACCTGCTGGTGTTACAGTTAAGATTAATGACAATGTAATAATTGTTGAAGGTAAGTTAGGAAAGTTAGAGCAGCCATATAGTGATGTTTCGATAGATGTTGAACCAGATGCTGTTGTTGTTAATAGACCATCAGATGCTAAGGATCATCGTGCAAAACATGGTTTATATCGTTCTCTTATTAATAATATGATTCAAGGTGTCTCCACTGGTTGGACTAAAGAACTTGAGTTAGTTGGTGTAGGTTACAGAGCTTCTAACCAGGGGCAAAAATTAGATTTATCACTAGGTTTTTCTCATAATATTGTACTTAATATCGCTCCAGAAGTTAAAGTTGAAACGATATCAGAAAAGGGAAAAAATCCAATAGTGAAGTTAACATCATTTGACAAGCAATTGGTGGGTCAAGTAGCTGCCAAGATTAGAGGTTTCCGCAAGCCTGAGCCGTATAAAGGAAAGGGTGTAAGGTTTGTTGGTGAAATTATTCGTAGAAAAGCTGGTAAATCAGCTTAA